Within the Pseudomonas putida genome, the region GCGATATGCCCTTCATCACGCTGTACAGCGGCAGGATCATGAACGGCAGAAGGATGTGAACCATCGAGATGTACACGCCGGTACGGTTGAACACCAGCTCCAGCGGCTGATCGATGATGCCGATTGCCATCAGGGCACTGTTGATCAGGCCGCCTGATTGCAGCAGCACGATCCACGCCGCCACCCGAACCAGTATCGAAGTCCAGAATGGCAGCAATACCAGGATCATCAGCAGGTTGCCCTGGCGGGTTGGCAGGTTGGCCAGCAGGTAGGCCAGCGGATACGCCAGCACCAGACAGATGGCCGTGATCACCACACCCATCCACAGGGTGCGGGCAAAGATATCCAGGTAGATAGCCTGGTCGGGGGTGGCCTTGGCCAACTCGCCAAGGTCATCGATACGGTGGTCGACCGATGCCAGCAGGTAATAGGACGTCACGCTACTGGTGTTGCGGCGGATCGCCTGCCAGTACGCCGGGTCGCCCCAACGTTCATCGAGGGCCTGCAAGGCCTCTTTATAAGAAGCAGGTTCAGCCTTGAACGGCAGCGCCCGAGCGGTCTTGGAGAGCAGGCTGCGGTAGCCGGCCAGCTCCATGTTCAGGCGTTTGGACAGGTCGCCCAAGGTCTGGTTCTTGCGCGATTCGGCCAGGTCCTGGCTCAGGGCCTTGTAAACCGCCTCGCCGGGCAGGCTCTTGCCGTCCCACTGCGACACAGCCTGGACCGTGCGCGGCAGGCCGTTGACCACTTCCGGGTTGTCGACGCTCTTGAACAGCAGCGCCGCGATGGGCACCAGGAACACCAGCAGAAGAAACAGCGCCAGCGGCGCAATGAGCGCCTGCGCCTTCCAGCGGTTGACCCGCTCGGCGTGCTTGAGGCGCTGCTTGAGACTTGGACCTGCGCCTTCGTTGAGGGGCACTGCAATGGCCATGGCGAACTCCGCAAAAACAGGGGAACAGGGAGCGCCAGCCAGCCGGCCGGCGCTCCTTCGAGGCGCCTTACTTCTTCGCCGCCCAGGCGTTGAAGCGTTGCTCCAGTTGCTCGCTGTTGTCGGCCCAGAAGGCCACATCGATCTGCACCTGGTTGGCGATGTTTTCAGGCGTGGTCGGCATGTCCTTCTTCACCGCGTCCGCCAGCAGCGGTACCGCCTTGGCGTTGGCCGGGCCGTAGGCGATGTTCTCGGAGTAGGTCTTCTGCTGCTCGGGCTGAACGGTGTAAGCGATGAACTTCTTGGCTTCT harbors:
- a CDS encoding ABC transporter permease — protein: MAIAVPLNEGAGPSLKQRLKHAERVNRWKAQALIAPLALFLLLVFLVPIAALLFKSVDNPEVVNGLPRTVQAVSQWDGKSLPGEAVYKALSQDLAESRKNQTLGDLSKRLNMELAGYRSLLSKTARALPFKAEPASYKEALQALDERWGDPAYWQAIRRNTSSVTSYYLLASVDHRIDDLGELAKATPDQAIYLDIFARTLWMGVVITAICLVLAYPLAYLLANLPTRQGNLLMILVLLPFWTSILVRVAAWIVLLQSGGLINSALMAIGIIDQPLELVFNRTGVYISMVHILLPFMILPLYSVMKGISPSYMRAAISLGCHPFASFWRVYFPQTYAGVGAGCLLVFILAIGYYITPALLGSPNDQMVSYFVAFYTNTSINWGMATALGGLLLLATVLLYLIYSWLVGASRLRLS